A DNA window from Hydractinia symbiolongicarpus strain clone_291-10 chromosome 6, HSymV2.1, whole genome shotgun sequence contains the following coding sequences:
- the LOC130647526 gene encoding tereporin-Ca1-like yields the protein MRILICFLLFCLVGTLVCEYSEKKHEKEKGRRVKRFAITLLLGTALTTGASLIGTTVTGLKSSSYRVSVSGSVENYSKWTLKLQTCEIKSGYMNTPLRTIVPGYREGFASHKTSNTATGSYVRCTFDPLNGDLIHIMYSAPYSFDFHANWLGFAICPKSSSECRSITADKMYYEKTSYAKLKKFARSISQLRTCGTHFCMTGTMGTSHKPELDIRVYPTDYERLSTAVKKSSAKNRWSKGDYETFVNSM from the coding sequence atgaGGATTCTCATCTGCTTCCTGTTGTTTTGCTTAGTTGGTACATTGGTGTGTGAGTATTCAGAGAAGAAGCATGAAAAGGAAAAAGGAAGAAGAGTAAAAAGATTTGCTATCACTCTTCTTTTGGGAACTGCTCTTACTACCGGCGCCTCGCTAATCGGAACCACAGTTACCGGATTAAAATCATCTTCCTACCGTGTATCTGTCTCTGGTTCAGTTGAGAATTACAGCAAATGGACATTGAAACTCCAAACATGTGAGATTAAGTCAGGTTACATGAACACACCTCTTCGAACCATTGTTCCTGGTTACAGAGAAGGATTTGCCAGTCACAAAACAAGTAATACGGCAACAGGCTCCTACGTAAGATGCACATTTGACCCACTAAATGGAGACTTGATCCATATCATGTATTCTGCTCCGTATTCATTTGATTTTCATGCAAATTGGCTAGGGTTTGCCATTTGCCCAAAAAGTAGCTCGGAATGTCGATCAATAACGGCTGACAAAATGTACTACGAGAAGACAAGTTATGCCAAATTGAAAAAGTTTGCTCGGAGTATTAGTCAACTACGTACTTGTGGCACTCACTTCTGCATGACAGGAACGATGGGAACCAGCCACAAACCAGAGTTGGATATCAGAGTCTATCCAACAGATTATGAAAGGCTTTCTACAGCTGTGAAGAAATCATCTGCAAAAAACAGATGGAGCAAAGGCGATTACGAAACCTTTGTTAACAGCAtgtaa